The following are encoded together in the Chiloscyllium plagiosum isolate BGI_BamShark_2017 chromosome 46, ASM401019v2, whole genome shotgun sequence genome:
- the LOC122544090 gene encoding NACHT, LRR and PYD domains-containing protein 9-like yields the protein MLPTDTEQFASGSMSSFTIKWWDIFTGVLDIKRQHKDYLRKKNENLTITGENRRIRRFPLRERYTKVTIVPSLGEQEHTDNTLKTRSTAGGEIWRKAEQNYREEIPLDRLLRKHCNQTGGTGTTLIIGPSGFGKSTIIQKIIHGWAAGEMYREIDVIFPFKVQKLNSIDGETCLNELILDFFPNFTNYLEFLWNKPEKILFIFDDLDLFQKPIDITEVPSANGDGSQSFGPEHLCEISHIVCSLIKGQLLKGCSVLGTSSPWKLQTLEKVGLNRVVDILGFSADTMKEYSHRCSAAGQFASDFIDQDEKLYAMCHNPRFCSVLCSILEAQQKEGAQIPAFTTCTRVFLTYVTCLLKKCFYDDVNAHNVLLKLGSLAYWGICNKTNVFNSGQFKQHKLPISNWISGFMIEIQDNDGISYVFTHPILKDFVAALFKCQSTPADQVKKILTEWYSCTDDRFKFVSRFFIGLSSPNSLKQVGFYWGELQSETASNVSDWLKEKFNSYVQNLESERNQKGLLEILHCLLEFGDAMLLKDVLTPMKTLRFTKCPHKTFDCTVLSKALMMVQEIEELDLDGCGIGNEGIHQLESVLHKCEVLRLNMNNLGDLGVTHLSAILKYLYCKIETLSLKSNNLTDGCVEILTSALRENTVLLKLDISNDDLNGDHANRLTDQSVPALSQFIQNCTRMTEINLKNNLFSGEGLKRFKWVHPSSDLTVITE from the exons ATGCTACCAACAGACACAGAACAATTTGCTTCAGGCTCAATGTCAAGTTTTACTATAAAATGGTGGGACATTTTCACTGGTGTTTTGG atataaaACGGCAGCACAAAGATTACCTTCGCAAAAAGAACGAGAATCTAACAATCACAGGAGAAAACAGAAGAATTCGGAGATTTCCACTGAGGGAAAGATACACCAAAGTAACtattgttccttcactgggtGAGCAGGAACACACAGACAATACACTGAAGACCAGGAGTACGGCAGGTGGAGAAATCTGGAGGAAAGCTGAGCAAAATTATCGGGAAGAAATACCGTTAGATAGGTTACTGAGAAAACATTGTAATCAGACGGGAGGCACTGGGACCACTCTCATCATTGGACCATCAGGTTTTGGGAAAAGTACCATAATAcagaaaataatacatggctGGGCAGCAGGTGAAATGTACCGAGAGATTGACGTGATCTTTCCATTTAAAGTTCAGAAATTGAATTCCATCGATGGGGAAACCTGCTTAAATGAACTGATATTAGATTTCTTTCCCAATTTCACAAACTACTTAGAGTTTCTGtggaacaaaccagagaaaatactGTTCATATTCGATGACTTGGATCTTTTCCAGAAACCCATCGATATCACTGAGGTGCCAAGTGCCAATGGTGATGGATCTCAGAGTTTCGGGCCTGAACATTTGTGTGAAATCTCCCACATTGTGTGCAGTCTGATAAAAGGGCAGTTGCTGAAAGGCTGCTCAGTGTTGGGAACGAGTTCCCCATGGAAACTGCAGACTCTTGAGAAAGTCGGATTAAATCGAGTTGTCGATATCCTGGGCTTCAGTGCAGACACGATGAAAGAATATTCTCATCGCTGCTCTGCAGCTGGACAGTTTGCTTCAGATTTTATTGATCAGGATGAGAAATTATACGCCATGTGCCATAATCCTCGCTTCTGCTCGGTTCTATGTTCAATACTGGAAGCCCAGCAGAAAGAAGGAGCCCAGATACCAGCATTCACAACCTGTACAAGGGTGTTCCTCACTTATGTCACTTGTcttttgaagaaatgtttttaTGATGATGTCAATGCTCACAATGTCCTTCTGAAATTGGGTAGCTTAGCCTACTGGGGAATTTGCAATAAAACCAATGTGTTTAATAGTGGCCAATTCAAACAGCACAAGCTCCCTATTTCCAACTGGATCTCGGGATTTATGATAGAAATTCAAGACAATGATGGTATTAGCTACGTGTTCACTCACCCCATTTTGAAGGATTTTGTTGCTGCCCTGTTTAAATGTCAAAGTACACCAGCTGACCAAGTGAAAAAAATACTTACTGAATGGTACAGCTGCACGGACGACAGGTTTAAATTTGTTTCCCGTTTCTTCATTGGCCTCTCATCACCAAATTCATTGAAACAGGTTGGGTTTTACTGGGGAGAACTACAGTCTGAAACAGCTTCAAATGTATCAGACTGGCTGAAAGAAAAATTCAACAGTTATGTGCAGAACCTGGAAAGTGAGAGAAACCAAAAAGGTCTCCTTGAAATATTGCATTGTCTCCTTGAATTTGGTGATGCCATGCTGCTAAAAGATGTCTTAACTCCAATGAAGACATTACGATTCACAAAGTGCCCTCATAAAACCTTTGACTGTACGGTTCTGTCAAAAGCTTTAATGATGGTTCAGGAGATTGAGGAGCTGGATCTGGACGGTTGTGGGATAGGAAATGAGGGCATCCACCAGCTGGAGTCAGTGttacataaatgcgaggtactcAG ACTCAACATGAATAACCTGGGTGATTTGGGAGTGACACATCTCTCTGCCATTCTAAAGTATTTATATTGCAAAATAGAGACATTGTC CTTAAAATCCAATAATCTCACAGATGGCTGTGTGGAAATCTTAACCTCTGCTCTTCGTGAAAATACTGTGTTGTTAAAACTGGACATCAGCAATGATGATCTGAATGGTGACCATGCCAACAGGCTGACAGATCAATCTGTTCCTGCACTATCCCAGTTCATTCAGAATTGCACACGAATGACTGAAATCAA CTTGAAGAATAATCTATTCTCTGGGGAAGGACTGAAAAGATTTAAGTGGGTTCATCCATCAAGTGATTTAACTGTAATAACAGAGTGA